In Opitutus sp., one genomic interval encodes:
- a CDS encoding 6-carboxytetrahydropterin synthase, with amino-acid sequence MPKKTAPGPTASPTLRPLRGTVIVTRQAHFNAAHRLHNPAKSAQWNSDQFGPCNNPRWHGHNYVLEVSVRGQPDPATGYVIDLSDLNALIQTHILAHCDHRNLNEEVEFLRGVIPSTENLAIAFWHQLAPHITRGQLHCVKLYETPRNFAEFYGPDAA; translated from the coding sequence ATGCCCAAGAAAACCGCTCCCGGCCCCACCGCCTCGCCGACCCTGCGTCCGCTCCGCGGCACGGTCATCGTCACCCGGCAGGCGCATTTCAACGCGGCCCATCGCCTGCACAACCCCGCCAAGAGCGCGCAGTGGAACTCCGACCAGTTCGGCCCGTGCAACAACCCGCGTTGGCACGGCCATAACTACGTACTCGAAGTCTCGGTACGCGGGCAGCCCGACCCCGCCACCGGTTACGTCATCGACCTGTCCGACCTCAACGCCCTCATCCAGACCCACATCCTCGCCCACTGCGACCACCGCAACCTCAACGAGGAGGTCGAATTCCTGCGCGGGGTGATCCCCTCCACCGAGAACCTGGCCATCGCCTTCTGGCACCAGCTCGCCCCCCATATCACCCGCGGCCAACTGCACTGCGTGAAACTCTACGAAACGCCGCGTAACTTCGCCGAGTTTTACGGCCCCGACGCCGCCTAA
- a CDS encoding GTP cyclohydrolase I FolE2 — translation MSSKKPMYLHRNASGAQARMPRSYDAQFKVTPAYRASLPDMMETAESIAGGNVPIQQVGISNFKLPLLYRTKDGRTLTLETSVTGTVSLQAELKGINMSRIMRSFYDHKDGVTTGEWMGKVLKAYLRKVESKAARLKIRFSYPMLQKSLRSGLEGYQFYDVAFEGVMTAEGRYRRFIHFDFVYSSACPCSAELAEHARDLRGAYTVPHSQRSKARLTIEEAAGKKIWIEEIQALCLRALSTETQVMVKREDEQAFAELNGAHLKFVEDAARLLYAELAKDKRIADFQVACSHQESLHSHDAVSVICKGVPGGFTADFSDFRSLAC, via the coding sequence ATGTCCTCCAAGAAACCCATGTACCTGCATCGTAACGCGAGCGGCGCCCAGGCCCGCATGCCACGCAGCTACGATGCCCAATTCAAGGTCACCCCGGCCTACCGCGCCTCGCTGCCCGACATGATGGAAACCGCCGAGTCCATCGCCGGCGGCAACGTGCCCATCCAGCAAGTCGGCATTTCCAACTTCAAGCTCCCCCTGCTCTACCGCACCAAGGACGGCCGCACCCTCACCCTCGAAACCAGCGTCACCGGCACCGTTTCCCTGCAAGCCGAGCTCAAGGGCATCAACATGAGCCGGATCATGCGCTCGTTCTACGATCACAAAGACGGCGTCACCACCGGCGAGTGGATGGGCAAAGTCCTCAAAGCCTATCTACGCAAGGTCGAGAGCAAGGCTGCCCGACTCAAGATCCGCTTCTCCTACCCCATGCTGCAAAAAAGCCTGCGCAGCGGGCTGGAGGGCTACCAATTCTACGACGTCGCCTTCGAGGGCGTGATGACCGCCGAGGGGCGCTACCGCCGCTTTATCCACTTCGATTTCGTTTACTCGTCGGCCTGCCCCTGTTCGGCCGAACTCGCTGAGCACGCCCGCGACCTGCGCGGCGCCTACACCGTGCCGCATTCGCAGCGCAGCAAAGCGCGGCTAACCATCGAGGAGGCCGCGGGGAAAAAGATCTGGATCGAGGAGATCCAGGCCTTGTGCCTGCGCGCGCTGAGCACCGAAACCCAGGTGATGGTGAAACGCGAAGACGAACAGGCCTTCGCCGAGCTCAACGGCGCCCACCTCAAGTTTGTCGAGGACGCCGCCCGCCTGCTCTACGCCGAGTTGGCCAAGGACAAACGCATCGCCGATTTCCAAGTCGCCTGCTCCCACCAGGAATCCCTGCATTCCCACGACGCCGTCAGCGTGATTTGCAAAGGCGTGCCCGGCGGCTTCACCGCCGATTTCTCCGACTTCCGCTCCCTGGCCTGCTGA
- a CDS encoding SDR family oxidoreductase, giving the protein MKPPIQSAASATAQQPPVVLITGASQGIGAAIAQVFASQLPGVRLALVARNAENLAATAHTCSASGATVATFPCDVTDEAAVAALATAVGQRFGIVDVLINNAGVFVAAPFVDTKVADFDRIVAANLRSAFLVTQTFVPAMIAQKHGDVFFMSSIAGLGAYPNSAAYCAAKFGVTGLAQVLRAETRDHGVRVCCVHPGATWSPSWSGSGVAEERIMPAADVAQAFFDVYKLGRRTVVEEIILRPQLGDL; this is encoded by the coding sequence ATGAAACCGCCCATTCAATCCGCCGCCAGCGCCACCGCCCAACAACCGCCCGTCGTGCTCATCACCGGCGCCTCGCAAGGCATCGGTGCGGCCATCGCGCAGGTCTTTGCATCCCAATTGCCCGGCGTGCGTCTCGCCCTGGTCGCCCGCAACGCCGAAAACCTCGCCGCCACCGCCCATACCTGCAGCGCCTCCGGTGCCACCGTGGCGACGTTCCCCTGCGACGTGACCGACGAAGCCGCCGTCGCCGCGCTGGCCACCGCCGTCGGGCAACGCTTCGGCATCGTCGACGTATTGATTAACAACGCCGGGGTCTTCGTCGCCGCGCCCTTTGTGGACACGAAAGTAGCGGACTTCGACCGCATCGTCGCGGCCAACCTGCGTAGTGCCTTTTTGGTCACGCAGACCTTCGTTCCGGCCATGATCGCCCAAAAGCACGGCGACGTGTTTTTCATGAGTTCGATCGCCGGCTTGGGCGCCTACCCGAACAGCGCGGCGTATTGCGCGGCCAAATTTGGCGTGACCGGGCTGGCTCAGGTGTTGCGCGCCGAGACCCGCGACCACGGCGTACGCGTGTGCTGCGTGCACCCCGGCGCGACCTGGTCACCCTCGTGGTCGGGCAGCGGCGTGGCCGAGGAGCGCATCATGCCGGCTGCGGACGTGGCGCAGGCGTTTTTCGACGTCTACAAACTCGGCCGCCGCACCGTGGTCGAGGAGATCATCCTGCGCCCGCAACTCGGCGACCTTTAA
- a CDS encoding isochorismate synthase has protein sequence MGVSPMGASERGMGVSPMIPDSARAGRPGHGDPKTMGGTPMPPQASPLQTTPPQSPGRDAHATFGPSAVSLGGTPITIRQGANLPHWTREGSVYAVTFRLADSLPAAVIETWRQERARIEQLARNTDSPLPPAQVDRLLKLQSASIEAALDSGHGACVMRAHRVADQVMSALRHFDGQRYLLHAWCVMPNHVHVVVQPLPGHALDSILQSWKSFTAHRVNELLGRSGTLWQAESYDHLIRDESDYAHAIEYLLRNPERAGLVAWRWVGQAQGGMGVPPMGSSKRGMGVSPMGASERGMGVSPMIPDSARAGRPGHCDPKTMGGTPMPPQVTPLQAPPSQSHGRDAHATPSPATFQTTEVGDYRAAVTGGLAAIAEGAVNKIVLARALDMRADAPLHPLHLLNGLRERFPGCYSFSVANGRGQSFIGASPERLVRVSKGVLETEALAGSARRGQGASEDAALGAALLASEKDRREHQHVLDSIRRRLEPLGLALDFPAQPVLRKLANVQHLYTPVTAALPEGVSLLAALAQLHPTPAVGGTPREAAVGRIGALEGFSRGLYAGAIGWVNARGGGEFLVGIRSALIDGDTARVYAGAGIVAGSDVEREFAETELKFHAMRDALRG, from the coding sequence ATGGGCGTCTCGCCCATGGGAGCGAGCGAACGTGGCATGGGCGTCTCGCCCATGATTCCGGATTCAGCCAGGGCGGGACGCCCGGGGCACGGCGATCCGAAAACCATGGGCGGGACGCCCATGCCACCCCAAGCATCGCCACTTCAAACCACGCCACCCCAATCCCCTGGGCGGGACGCCCATGCCACATTTGGCCCCTCAGCTGTTTCGCTGGGTGGAACGCCGATCACGATTCGACAGGGCGCGAATCTCCCTCACTGGACACGCGAGGGTTCAGTTTATGCAGTCACCTTCCGTTTGGCGGACTCCCTTCCGGCTGCCGTGATCGAAACCTGGCGACAGGAACGTGCCCGCATCGAACAACTGGCGCGTAATACAGATAGCCCATTGCCTCCCGCCCAGGTTGATCGACTCTTGAAGCTGCAATCTGCCTCTATCGAGGCCGCCTTGGATAGCGGCCACGGGGCGTGTGTTATGCGTGCTCACCGCGTCGCAGATCAGGTCATGAGTGCCTTGCGCCATTTTGATGGGCAACGCTACCTGCTCCATGCCTGGTGCGTGATGCCCAATCATGTCCATGTGGTCGTGCAGCCGTTGCCAGGGCATGCGCTCGATAGCATTTTGCAGAGTTGGAAATCCTTCACTGCGCACCGTGTGAATGAATTATTGGGGCGCAGCGGCACGCTGTGGCAGGCCGAGTCCTACGATCATTTGATTCGGGACGAGTCCGATTACGCCCATGCGATTGAATATTTGCTCCGAAATCCGGAGCGTGCAGGTTTGGTGGCATGGCGCTGGGTGGGGCAGGCCCAAGGAGGCATGGGCGTCCCGCCCATGGGATCGAGCAAACGTGGCATGGGCGTCTCGCCCATGGGAGCGAGCGAACGTGGCATGGGCGTCTCGCCCATGATTCCGGATTCAGCCAGGGCGGGACGCCCGGGGCACTGCGATCCGAAAACCATGGGCGGGACGCCCATGCCACCCCAAGTCACGCCACTTCAAGCTCCGCCATCCCAATCTCATGGGCGGGACGCCCATGCCACCCCAAGCCCCGCTACCTTTCAGACCACCGAGGTGGGCGATTACCGCGCCGCCGTGACGGGTGGTCTGGCGGCGATTGCCGAGGGGGCTGTTAATAAAATCGTTCTCGCCCGCGCCTTGGACATGCGCGCCGACGCCCCGCTGCATCCGTTGCACCTGCTCAACGGCCTGCGCGAACGCTTTCCGGGTTGTTACAGTTTCTCGGTCGCCAATGGGCGCGGGCAAAGCTTCATCGGCGCCAGTCCTGAGCGGTTGGTCCGGGTGAGCAAGGGTGTGCTCGAAACTGAGGCGCTGGCGGGTTCCGCCCGTCGTGGGCAAGGTGCCAGTGAAGATGCCGCCCTCGGCGCCGCGCTTCTCGCCAGTGAAAAAGACCGCCGTGAACACCAGCACGTGCTTGATTCGATTCGCCGCCGGTTGGAACCGCTCGGGTTGGCGCTGGATTTTCCTGCGCAACCGGTGCTGCGTAAGTTGGCTAACGTGCAGCACCTTTACACCCCGGTGACAGCCGCTCTGCCGGAGGGCGTGAGCCTGCTTGCGGCGCTCGCGCAGTTGCACCCGACACCGGCGGTAGGTGGTACGCCCCGGGAGGCGGCGGTGGGGCGCATCGGCGCGTTGGAAGGGTTTTCACGCGGGCTTTATGCGGGAGCGATTGGCTGGGTAAACGCCCGGGGCGGCGGCGAATTTTTGGTGGGCATCCGCTCGGCGTTGATCGACGGCGACACGGCGCGTGTTTATGCGGGCGCGGGCATCGTGGCCGGTTCCGACGTCGAGCGGGAGTTTGCCGAAACCGAGCTGAAGTTTCACGCGATGCGTGACGCCTTGCGCGGGTAA
- the metG gene encoding methionine--tRNA ligase: protein MKNFYITTAIDYVNGSPHLGHAYEKVLTDVIARFRRLMGDNVYFLTGVDEHGQKVQQSAKKRGIPPQQFCDEVSEEFRALCKKLNISNNDFIRTTEERHKKVVCQLLQQLFDQGLIYKAQYKGFYSTRQEQFLQDKDRNPDGSWPEIFGEVTEITESNYFFKLRQYQDWLVDHLKTNEDFVFPRYRQKQVLEFLAEPLNDLCISRPKERLEWGITLPFDDQFVTYVWFDALVNYYTAVIDKPEFWPADFHVIGKDILVPPHAVYWPIMLKAAGIEPPKSLLAHGWWSINGAKMSKSTGNFVDAAEFADKYGVDALRYFLIREMSVGQDSDFSLAQFLARYNAELANNLGNLVNRALNMTNRFAAGVVPAAEVCEQAEQDLQALWVKTRDEVLTLNEGFQFHIALERTFAFITATNAYIENRAPWKLGKSAEPKDQALLKTSLATIAEALRLGVSLLPCVMPETTSKIHGVLGYTMGAVWKDELVWGNRLTGSKVAETAILFPRPQPEAVKSA, encoded by the coding sequence ATGAAGAACTTCTACATCACGACCGCCATCGACTACGTGAACGGTTCCCCGCACCTCGGCCACGCCTACGAAAAGGTGCTCACCGACGTCATTGCTCGCTTCCGTCGTCTGATGGGCGACAACGTTTATTTCCTCACCGGCGTCGACGAGCACGGCCAGAAGGTCCAGCAGAGCGCCAAAAAACGCGGCATCCCGCCCCAGCAATTTTGCGACGAGGTGTCCGAGGAGTTCCGCGCCCTATGCAAGAAGCTCAATATTTCCAACAACGACTTCATCCGCACCACCGAGGAGCGACATAAAAAGGTCGTCTGCCAACTCCTTCAGCAGCTCTTCGATCAGGGCCTCATCTATAAGGCCCAATACAAGGGGTTTTACTCCACCCGCCAGGAGCAGTTTCTCCAGGACAAAGACCGCAATCCCGACGGCTCCTGGCCGGAGATTTTCGGCGAGGTCACCGAGATCACCGAGTCGAACTACTTTTTCAAACTCCGCCAGTATCAGGACTGGCTGGTCGACCACCTTAAAACCAACGAGGACTTTGTCTTCCCGCGCTACCGCCAGAAGCAGGTTTTGGAGTTCCTCGCCGAGCCGCTCAACGACCTGTGTATTTCACGCCCGAAGGAGCGCCTCGAATGGGGTATCACGCTGCCCTTCGACGACCAATTCGTAACCTATGTGTGGTTCGATGCGTTGGTTAATTACTACACCGCCGTCATCGACAAACCCGAGTTCTGGCCGGCCGATTTTCACGTCATCGGCAAGGACATCCTCGTGCCGCCACATGCGGTTTATTGGCCGATCATGCTCAAGGCCGCCGGAATCGAGCCGCCCAAGTCGCTGCTCGCTCACGGCTGGTGGTCGATCAACGGCGCGAAAATGTCCAAGAGCACGGGCAACTTCGTCGATGCCGCCGAGTTCGCCGACAAGTACGGGGTCGATGCCCTGCGCTATTTCCTGATTCGCGAGATGAGCGTGGGCCAGGACAGCGATTTCTCGCTCGCCCAGTTCCTCGCCCGCTACAACGCCGAGTTGGCCAACAACCTGGGCAACCTCGTTAACCGCGCCCTCAACATGACCAACCGCTTCGCTGCGGGTGTGGTGCCGGCGGCCGAGGTCTGCGAGCAAGCCGAGCAGGACTTGCAGGCGCTGTGGGTGAAAACCCGCGACGAAGTCCTCACGTTAAACGAAGGCTTCCAATTCCACATCGCGCTGGAGCGCACCTTTGCGTTCATCACCGCGACCAACGCCTACATCGAAAACCGCGCGCCGTGGAAGCTCGGAAAATCGGCCGAGCCGAAGGATCAGGCGCTGCTCAAAACCTCCCTCGCGACCATTGCCGAAGCGCTCCGTTTGGGCGTGTCGTTGTTACCCTGCGTGATGCCCGAAACGACCAGTAAAATCCACGGTGTGCTCGGTTACACGATGGGCGCGGTCTGGAAGGACGAGCTGGTGTGGGGCAACCGCCTCACCGGCTCCAAGGTGGCCGAGACCGCGATCCTCTTCCCCCGCCCGCAGCCCGAGGCGGTGAAGTCGGCCTAA